In one window of Cydia pomonella isolate Wapato2018A chromosome 16, ilCydPomo1, whole genome shotgun sequence DNA:
- the LOC133526516 gene encoding enhancer of split malpha protein-like, producing MSYYANNEYIIATNNSINENKYNSEKMKNSGIKALLKPLMKIIKKTTKRSAPAKTVETSFEADENASNEALERKIYKEMETCQPGAAFLVYNEDSSCDLIPVARDDFYIPVHFARTEAGTFFWTTVTKTEADFAAAHCYTECQTPEQQYPVFQDRWVQA from the coding sequence ATGTCTTACTACGCCAACAACGAATACATCATCGCTACTAACAACTCGATCAACGAGAACAAATACAACAGCGAAAAGATGAAGAACAGCGGCATCAAAGCGCTCCTGAAGCCGCTAATGAAGATCATTAAGAAAACGACCAAGCGCAGCGCTCCCGCCAAAACTGTCGAGACCAGTTTTGAAGCCGACGAGAACGCCAGCAACGAGGCATTGGAGCGCAAGATCTACAAAGAGATGGAGACTTGCCAGCCTGGCGCTGCCTTCCTGGTGTACAACGAGGATTCCTCCTGCGACCTCATACCCGTCGCCCGCGACGACTTCTACATCCCAGTCCACTTCGCTCGCACCGAAGCCGGCACCTTCTTCTGGACCACCGTTACCAAGACCGAAGCTGACTTCGCAGCGGCGCACTGCTACACCGAATGCCAGACCCCCGAGCAGCAGTACCCAGTCTTCCAAGACCGCTGGGTGCAAGCCTAA